GGAGGGGGTGGGGATGATCCGCCTTCCAGGGGGAGAAAATCTTGAAGTATCTGTTCCAAAAGAATTAGACGGACCGGGTGTTGGTGCAAATCCAGAGGAATTACTCATCTCTTCAGCAAATAATTGTTATATGATCACTCTTTCCTCCATGCTGAGCAACAGGAAAATTGAGGTGGAGAAACTGGAGGTTGTTTCTGAGGGTATCGTTGAAAAAATTGATGGGAAACTCCATTTTAAACAAATTATTCATAAAGCTAATCTTTCAATAAGAGGCACTTCAGGTGTTACAGTAGAAAAATTGGAGGAAATTGTGTTCCGGGCAGAAAAAGCATGCTTCATCGGAAATATATTAAGAAACAGCATAGACTTATCAGTCATTCCAATAGTAGAACTCATATGAATTTAATATAATCATATTATGTTAACTAAAATAAAATTTGATTATTTCCCTTCCCAAAAATGGAAGGGCTTTTTGGTGTACGTTGAGGACGGATATTTGCAGCCAAACGTTTCTGACGCTAAAAATCCGGGGGCACAATAGGTGAATTGAAATAAAACTCCCAAACCGTTAAGACATAGCGTTATTTTTCGATAATGCATTCAGAAACAGCAATAGTACGTATCAATTTATACAAAAAGTTGAAAACAATTAGATTTAACATAAAAATATTATGTAAACTCTATTCGTTTTATTAGTCCCCTTTAAAGGCAGATGGAAAAATGCTTGGTAATATAATAAATCGAATTGAAAACTGGACGTTGTTTTTAAGGGGATAGTTGTTAAAGGTGATAATAAAAAGCATTTCGGGGAGAAAATGCAAGCGATTAGCTATTAAATTAAGAAACATTTGATATATCAGGTATAACAAAAATAGAGATTTTACAAGACAAACTAAATAAATTATTACACATCAATGATTAGTTTGAAAATGGTATGATTTAAACGTATTATTGAGTTCTTAATTTAAATCTTATTATTAAAGAAAATGGGATTTAGCGGGGAAATTTCAAAAAGGAACCATTTTTATAATTATCCCCATATAAAAAACCCTGAATTGATCAAGGTTCTATTTTTTATTATTATAAATTTTTTTGACGTATTTAATGATGTATTCATTATCTTCTTTAATGTTTAGGAGTTCTTTTTTTAATTCGGAAATGTTTTGATTAAGCTTATAAATATCATTTGTGAGTTTCTCTATTTTAGATCCCAAATCCTCTGAAGTAATGGGTACAGAAAGGGCTGAGTTTTCCGTTTTTTCAAGCTCTGCAACAGTATTCATCAGTGAATCGGTTTTTAAAAGATTTGCCGCCATTTGCATGATTGAATTCAAGTCAATCGAATTCTCATTTTTAATTAAACTTTGGGCAAGATTTCTAAAGTAGCTATTGTCTTCATTGTTATTAGGATTCAGTCCAGTTTGTTCATTCATGTTTTCACTCATAATTTAACCACCTTTTTATTCAAAATATAATAGGTTCAAAAATTCTTTATATCATATGTGTTATCGGAAAAAAGTAATGTGTAAACATCATAATAGAAGGGAATATTTACAAATTGTTATCTTATAAGAAA
Above is a genomic segment from Neobacillus endophyticus containing:
- a CDS encoding OsmC family protein; protein product: MTRSHFIINGSWQGNREGVGMIRLPGGENLEVSVPKELDGPGVGANPEELLISSANNCYMITLSSMLSNRKIEVEKLEVVSEGIVEKIDGKLHFKQIIHKANLSIRGTSGVTVEKLEEIVFRAEKACFIGNILRNSIDLSVIPIVELI